The nucleotide sequence TATCTAGCGCTAGTTACAAAGCAGATGATGCTATTGTTGCTCTAGAAGACAAACTAGAACAATTAAGAGCAAAAAACGCTAAGTTGCAAAAGCCAGGTACTGTACAAGAAGCAGTAGACAAGGTAAAAGCTAACGTATAAGCCATCGATTTGAGCAAAAGCATTAAAGAAAATTTTGAGGATTTAACAACGACGGCTCAAACTTATATTGAGTCGTCGATTGCTTATTACAGGCTGGACTTTTTTAAGAAAAGCATGAAGTTTGCAATTGATGGTGCTCACAAGTTTGTACTAGCATTTTTCCTATTGATCGCACTTTTATTCATGAGTGTGGCTGGAGCATTATATCTAGGTGTATTACTCAACAGTCAGGCCTTAGGGTATTTGATTATTGGGATCTTGTATGTAGGTATTATGATACTTTGTGCCATTTTCCTTAAACCAGTTCTTAGAAAACTAATTTTAACGAGAGCAAGTATCGCTTACTTCAACGATAAGAAAGAAGTAGGTATTGACGATATTTCTCCATTTCCAAAACCAACGAATGAGCTTGAAGATCTACGATAATTTTGAACAGATTGATAGGGATTTACAAATTCTTGAACTTGAACGTAAGATCGATTTTGAGAAGATGAAGATGGATATTGATGACGTTAAAAGGAGTTTTTCACCTATTACCATGGTCACAAATGCTTTGGGAAGCATAGGTAAAAATGCTTTGATTCTTAAGTTGACCAATAAGCTTATTGGTAAATAGGACTTTTAATTACTATAAAATTAAAAACCGCTGATCGAGAGATCAGCGGTTTTTTGTTTATAAGAAATGACCATATTTATTTAGTCATCATATCCAGATTCCTCAGCTGGTGGTTGCTGCTTGCGTTTCGGCTTGGCCTCAATTCCCTTGTTGCTGTTCTCTTTCTTCATTTCTTCACCTATACGGGCACTTGCTGTAAAGCTGGCGATCATGTTGTTTAACATGTCACTACCGGCTTGTGGCGAGTTGGGTAATAGGATAAGATTGGAATTCGTATGCTCACCGATTGATTGTAGCGTATCATAATGTTGGGTAACAACGATAAGCGCACTGGCTTCTTGAGAATTGATACCAACATTGTTCAGTACATCTACGGACTCTTCAAGACCACGAGCGATCTCGCGACGCTGGTCTGCGATACCTTGACCTTGTAGACGCTTGGATTCTGCTTCGGCGCGAGCTTTTGCAACGATTTTGATACGTTCTGCTTCTGCCTCATATTCTGCAGCTGTTTTTTCACGTTCTGAGGCATTAATACGGTTCATGGCAGCCTTAACCTGTACATCAGGATCAATGTCTGTTACAAGCGTTTTAATGATGTCATAACCATAATCCATCATGGCTTCGTTCAATTCACGTTTTACGGCAATCGCAATATCATCCTTCTTTTCAAAAACATAATCCAGTTTCATCTTAGGAACCTCGGCACGTACCACGTCAAATACATAAGCTGTGATTTGATCGTGTGGATTTTGTAGTCTATAGAAGGCATCATAAACCTTCTCGCGACGTACCTGGAATTGTACAGAAATCTTCAAACGGACGAATACGTCATCCTTAGTTTTGGTTTCTACAATAACATCCAGTTGCTGAATTTTTAAATTGATGCGTCCAGCTACCTTGTCAATGAGTGGTACTTTTAACTGCAGTCCAGAATTACGAATGCTAGTAAATCTTCCAAAACGTTCAATGATGGCAGACGTCTGCTGCTTCACCGTGAAAAACACGCTGAATAATAAAAAAATACCGATGACGACAATGACCGGTAAAATAAATAAGTCCATAGAAATTAGATTTGATTAGCGTTAATATACATACGATTAGTCTTATGTTTACCCAAATAGTAACACTTTATGAAGCCCTATTTAGTCCTGATCATCGCGTTTCTTGCTTTAAATCAA is from Nonlabens sp. YIK11 and encodes:
- a CDS encoding phage holin family protein, with protein sequence MSKSIKENFEDLTTTAQTYIESSIAYYRLDFFKKSMKFAIDGAHKFVLAFFLLIALLFMSVAGALYLGVLLNSQALGYLIIGILYVGIMILCAIFLKPVLRKLILTRASIAYFNDKKEVGIDDISPFPKPTNELEDLR
- a CDS encoding SPFH domain-containing protein, which produces MDLFILPVIVVIGIFLLFSVFFTVKQQTSAIIERFGRFTSIRNSGLQLKVPLIDKVAGRINLKIQQLDVIVETKTKDDVFVRLKISVQFQVRREKVYDAFYRLQNPHDQITAYVFDVVRAEVPKMKLDYVFEKKDDIAIAVKRELNEAMMDYGYDIIKTLVTDIDPDVQVKAAMNRINASEREKTAAEYEAEAERIKIVAKARAEAESKRLQGQGIADQRREIARGLEESVDVLNNVGINSQEASALIVVTQHYDTLQSIGEHTNSNLILLPNSPQAGSDMLNNMIASFTASARIGEEMKKENSNKGIEAKPKRKQQPPAEESGYDD
- a CDS encoding DUF6327 family protein, which gives rise to MSLKIYDNFEQIDRDLQILELERKIDFEKMKMDIDDVKRSFSPITMVTNALGSIGKNALILKLTNKLIGK